The genome window aatatttatcCTCATAACTtctataaaatgtttaattatacatatacatttgaattaaaattGAGTTTGGACATGGCACATCTGTACTCTGACATTTATTAGTAATGTTATGAGCAATCGAGGCGCAGCAGGTTGCAGCATGGCTAGTAAATGCTTTATGAAAGAATATATAAGGGCCAATATATAAACACAAACCACTGAGGAGTTCTACAAAGCTCAGCATGTAGATGATGCAAATTTTATTCATACTGGAAAAAAATATGGAGAAATAAAAACTGATTCACATCCAAAGGCAATGGAGTTTGATGATCGTTGTCTGAAAACCTGTTGAAAGCTGTGGAACTTAATGATTCTGGCACCATGGAGGCAGGAAACATAGCAAAGATACAGACAGTGAGAAGCACCGACACACTCCTCAGCAACAGAGACGTGCAAAAATTATGTACACATCATGTAAATACTAAAACAACTATAACAAAACAGGATGTGTAGTGTCTCTTAATGTGACAGCATCAACCATGTGACGCTTTAGTCGCGCTGAAGTCTCCTAACACAAGTTATTGGTCACAGCCCTGCCCATCTTGGCTCTGTGGACATCTCACATATTCAAGTGTCCTAGTGGAAGACAGCTTTGACAACACGGCACCCTTCTGCCCTCCATTTAAGCAGTCAAAGCATTTCAGGAGATGCAAATGGCGCGATCGATGGTCGACCACTGGAGCCATTAGCGCACCTGAATATTGCTCTCTTGATGCTGTGAAGTACTTGCATTGGCTGTAGTGCTCCTTCTGCCAAGTCGCTTGGCAGTTGGAATGCCTATTCACCCCACGGTCGTGCAACGCACTCACTAAACAAAGAGTTTGTACAAATAATACAGTTGAGTCTTTTTTAAACTGAGAATACACATCGTCCTTATCCAGCCCTCTGCCTCAGGGAGAATACTGGATACATGCCTGTATAATATGTCTTCAGTGTCCtcttaaagaaacaaacacactgtggtGTAATGCTACAAAAACATCCTCATGTTTTTCATTACGCAGCTGCAGGCTCGGATTTGGAAAACATTGTAGTGCTTATTTGAGGACTAATGAGAGAAACTAGGTCGTATCCTTATACGTATACAGGCCTCTACAATTACTCAACTTATCCAAGGATCTACCTCAAGTAGGCCTGTGATCCACTTAAGGTCCAAACCAATATGTCAACATACCTCGCTTCACATaatttttcaatacattttcttCCTTGAGACTTGTTACAGATGCTGTCTGCAGTGAGGTATTCTCACATGTGGAAATTTACAGGATGAGAAACACTATATGTAGAACAGGTGTAATTGATTTCTCATAGTAGCAGAATAAGCTTTTTGATTCTGTACATCATGTTTCTATCCGCAAAGCCTTTGACTTCATTTACACGTATGCTGAACGATTATCCTCAATTTATATATTATGTCATCATGCGATACGTGGTGCGGAGCGATCATTGGTGAGGGTTCTCTTGAGCTTGACCCCCTTGCGAATGGCCACCAGCATGTTGCCttctctcccttctcctccctcttctccttctccttcctgtcctgtctCACTCTGAAGGTGCTGCTGGTTAGGCAGGGGTACACTGGGAGGATTGGTTGTAGCCTGACCGCTCCAGGACACCATAGGCAGCGTGCCAGCATCCCCGCCTCCTGCAAAAGTCGGAGAATCTGGACTGTCATCcactcctcttcttcctccccccaTCTCCTCTGCACTCCTGCTCCCATTAACTGCTCCTGGCATATCAGGCACTGTAGGGATTTTTACAGGGATGACCGGTGTACGAATAGGGATGGGGCCTGTGCCCCCAACTGAGCCTGAACGGCGGGCGGAAGGTTTTGAAGAGGGGGTGCGGCGGATTGTGGCTACTCCAGGAGTGACGATAACTGGACCGTGGCCTGCAGAATAGGAGCCAGACGCATTATGGGAGCTTGATCCAGAATAAAAGCCCTGACCTGAGCCTGCAATGACAGAAACCAAAAGATCTGTTaagaaaattgattttaatactaataaaatacatttcagtgcaTTATAGAGCAGCTGCTGTTACTGACAAGATCCAACTAATGCACAtcattaaaaaggcaaaaatagaCTGTAGCGTAACTATCCAACTGTTAAACTTCCAGTGCAGCCTGTACCTGTAGGGGTCGGAGGATAAGCTCCAGTGTGGACAGGTGTGGAGGGATAGGGTCCTGCAGGGTAGGCCCCCTGTCCTGGGTAAGCAGTCGGTGTGCTGGGCAGGCCGGCTGTGGAGGCTGGCCGCTTGCTCTGGAACATGAGCCGGTAAGACTGACTGATGTCACTGTTTCTGGGAATGGTGGAGGACTTGTCGAAGTCAGACGGCTGCTGCTCAGGCTCCTGATCTCCAGCCATTGAGAAATAGTCGTAGTCTGATACTAAaaagaacaaattaaaaacataatgagATGTTGTATATTCTGATAGTAGAGGGTAAAGGAAAAAGTTGTTGGCTGGGTGTCTTACCTTGTGAAGGTATTGTATCTTCAGAGCAGCAAGGTGTGTTGGTCTGCGTACTGTAGCCACTGGAACACTGGATGGAGTCGCGACTGGACCTCTGGGTGTCCAGTTCCAGACCTCTGGATAAGGCTAGAGCCAGTTCCTCATGGGCCTGGATATCACCAGCCTGGAGAAATCACCCAGTGACAAAAACATCTGTTAATAGGGTCAGACAGTTTGGCTGTCTGGATACAGTCAGGTACAATTCATTCAGGTCATTAAAAGCATTAGGTTCAACTCATTAAAATCATTAGATGGGAAGATTAGCAGTGGAGGGCTCATTCATTTGCGCTAAATGGCATGACTGCAAAAACATCAGCCTGCTAGAAGTTAAATGTGAGGTCACCTTAAAGACACAGTTGCTGTGTTGTTACTGTGCTTTGTCCGGTAATGGGAGACTTAAAAAAGTAAACTGCGATATTTTGTAGGAATTTGCAATCGGCTGGAGTAAAGTAGTGATGTTTTCAAGCACAAAATTGAGAGCGAAGAAGCATAAAAGTGGACAGAATGTCTGAAAACATGTGGAGCTCCTTTGCatctaataataaaaaacatcaaaaactaTTCATCAGATTAATCAACAAGTCACAGAGAGCCTACAGCAGTGCTAAGTCTGACAGCAACTTCTCACATGCTATTATTAAAAGTGACTTATTAGCATGACTAGAGTCCACAAGGGGAGCAGAAAGGTAATAATACAGGCAAAGTAAAACTGTCCCTaaagaagaacaacacaaaGGTGTGCTATGTGCTTTGGAAAAAAGAGAGACTAAACAACAAAAACCTGTCTGGCTGAGATCCAGATTGTCTAAATGAAGGCAGGCTGTGTTAATTACATTCAGACAAAGAGCTGCTGCagacaacacaaacagtatgACACTTAAACTGACCTTGAGAGGTGCAGCCACAGTCCTGTTCTTCTCCTCCACTGATGCTGACGTCTGGAGCACAGTCGGAGCTGGCCCTGAGGTTGAGATGGAGGCTGAACTGCTGTCATTACTCACACTACCATTAGTGTCCACTACTGCTGGGCTCTCCttgtctttcttcctcctcagtgTGTTGACCATGGGCTGGTCATACGGGCCCGGCTTAGCCCAGTCCTGTAAAGACAGACATGTCAGTGTTGTGCTTTACCTTTCTCTGTTCAGCTTTGGAACAGATACAAatcttttccccctttttgttCAGTTCTTAATTGTAAAGTCTTCAGAtttaactgaagaaaagaaTCAAACtaaataactgaaaatgaaTTTATACAGTCAggaaaaaatgaacaaagtTTGCACAAACTGTTGACAAGAAGGATGGGAGTAAGTTGATCATCAAAACCGAGCTGATGAACAAACCTTCCAGCTGGGCACTCGTGATGAGGGTACCATGGGTCCCAATGTGCAGTAGTGAGGGTAGTCTGGGAGCAAGGCTGAGGCTGGACGTGACCATGAACGGGTGggactggaggaggaggtggaggatgaagaggaagcAGGGAAGAAGGGGAATGCAGTGCCTGAACCTGACCCCAAACTCCCCCCGTTGCTATGGAGATATGGGGAAGTGGCCGGACTGTAGTGGTCATAACCATTGGATAACTGGATGCCGGTGGGAGGAGGGATGgtaacagacaaacacaacagaacaaacaaagcaTGGGATAAATtactgaaatgacaaaaaaatcaaaatagaCCTCTTCACTGAGGAGAAGagttcaaaggaaaaaaaaaaaaggaatccaATACGGAACAAAGGAAATGGTCACAAATGCTGAACTGAATGAAAACTGGAGAAATGGATGCACATGCACATGGAGTTTGGAGGGCCcttcaacatttctgtgataAACTCAAGTCGATGAAATGTGTAGCCAAGTTTGAAGTTTAGTATTAGGAGGTAGCAGTGCATGTAATGCTGGTACAGAGGAGGAACAGCGTAGGGTTTATAGTGGCTGAGTGTGTTTCACCTTGTCAGTAGCATGCTGAGGTGCAGTAGCAGCAGCtagagaggagggggagctgCAGTCACCGTGAAGCTGCCCAGTCTCTGACACTTCAGAGGAGCTGGAAGTGGGATACGGCTGGAACAGCGAGTGCAGCAGCGAGCGGGAAATGAGACGAGACCAGGCAGAAgtagggagaaagagagagagacggacagacgtGTACAGAGGGGAGGAATTGCAAAGACAGACATGTCAGCAGGTAGACAGCATaagcagagagaagcagttTGTTAGAGAGCAGTGGCGACTTTTCCACAGTTCTCAGCAGTTAGTGAGTGAGTACAGCCAAGTGACTGCAGAGGCTGTAGAGAAGGTGCACTGGGAGTCATACCAGCATTATTTCATGGGACATTAGCAGTGTTTGAGTGTTGTTAAAGTGAAGCACAGGCaaaattcttcttcttattgATGTATTCCTAACAACTCAACATGTGTCACATAAAAAGGATTTATTAGCCATTAAAGCCCTGGTTATTTAATTAACATCAATAATATGCTACTTAATCCATGCTATTCTCCTGAGGGAGGTTAAGGATTGGGGTTAGCTACAGAACATCAGCCTGCATAAAGGTTTGTCCAAAATGGATGGAAATAAAGAGATTAACATGAAGTGTATGTTGTGTCGCTGCCTTGTTGGTCTTGGGTTAAGGAGTAAACTCCTGAAATCCCTGTTTAACCATGAGACTGTTCTCTTTCAATCCTCAACTACAGTAACTACACTGAGAATGAGGCAATCAGACGGCTGATTCCTGAGACAGTACTGTAAATGGGTCGGGTATGGACTTGCCAAACCACCTTCACTGCATCATAAAAACTTGGAGTCAGACTATACCAGTGTGTTCTGGACAGGGGAACTGTGGTTGCTGGCGTGCTTACAAAACGTCATCTAGTGCAGCCACTCTCATGGTTGATCTCAAAACCACAAACCCCACGCGGACAATCCCCCAGGCAATCACATAGATAATCATCTGAAACCCTGTGTCAGATGGTTAGATAAAACTGACAGAATGAGCCCTGCTGATAGAGGCACGTCCTCAGCTCTTGTAATTCTGTTGACACTGTAACATGTCATTTCACTCTGATACATTTAATGAAAATACAATACGCAGTACGGTCAAGCCTCTGCAAGTTTAACTTAACCACACTCTGTCACAGCGGTCAGCTCTTTAATAGCAGGATAGGCCTGACCTGCTTTGCCCTGGGCTAGAATGAAGGCAGACTAATTTCCTGTGCATTTATGCTTTAATAATAGCAGTGAAATGATTTCACCATGATCACATACACTTACTGCTGCCAGCTAACTGCCTCTCTTTGTGGCTTGGGAGATGTGTGAGAAAATAGTTGTGTGGATCGCTGATTTGgggttttctctctgtctccgacTACAATGACTTGTAAATCATAGAGCATATGTGGTTTTATAGTCTTGTCTCAACCATGTGTGCATACTTAGAGCCAAAACTATGGTTAAGTGTGGGTAGCTGAGGTTTTTTTCTTACCTTTGTTTCAGCTGGCATTGGCGAGGATGATTTGGACGACGTGTATTGGTCGTGTGATGAAGAAATGAAGCCCGAGTCGTGGGAGGAGATGCTAGAGAGTCGAACTGGAGCCTGCTGGGGTAGTGTGGAGCTGCGGTACCGATGGCGAGGATGAtggtggtggaagaggtggtgtgaggaagaggaggaagaagaggaggaaggagaatgAGAGTGAGAGCCACTGGATCCCCTGGAGTCACTACTGTTAACGCTGTTCAGACTACTGTGAAAGGGGAAGGGGTGAGGGATTAGGGGAGGACCAGATGAAGGAGAGGTTTGGTGGTGACAGGCGGGGTAAAGAGAATCAAGAGCACCCAAAAGCCATGGATAAAAGAAGGAAGGATAagaaagagataaaagaaaTAATAGGGAGGGAATGAAGGCAAAGGGTTGGGGGGAATGTGGAGGAGACAGGGTGGGAAACAATTAACACAGCACACCAAGATGCAGCAGGCAGTGACTGAGGCCAATccaatcaaaacaacaaaacaaaccaacagaagAGGCGTGATatcataatgacaataattacAGGCAAGAAATCACAAGATTTCATGCCTTTGAGACAGCGTTTTAAGAATCTTCACACAGAACAATcatgaaaagcaaaaacagcGTAAACACTAGGTCTAATTATTGTGTGAATTGAGACTTGAAAGCAACAATTTGAAGAAGATGGTGTACTGCAAATTCTACACTATGGAAAATACATACAATATGTATTAAATCATGTATAAacttaacaaaaaaatgaacaagAACAAGGTGAAACTACTCAAAATGCTttatatattgcaaggaattaaAATCATAAAAGCTGCTGTCTCACAATGATTTGTCAATTTCAGTGAAAGTGAATTTCGGAACAGTTTTCAGAGTAATCCATGTAAAGATCAAGAAAATAACTTATTTGAGACTTAAATTGTTCCTCTATaacagtttgaaatgttttcacagcCTGGAAGGCCTTTCAATATTAGAGGCAATTATAAGTTTTGATTCAATGACAAAAAACCCACAACCCGAAAActgatgttaacatatttttacAGGATGAATGCAAAGCAATACAGAACCCAGGCATAAAATGTCTTTCTATAAACCAGAACAGTTCAGGAAAATTATTGCGAGACCCACAAAAAGCATGGAGGACAGACGATAGAAGACACTGTCTGAACAGCAAATGCAAAAGAGCATCACATTCTCTAACCTCTAATCctgagtttttcttttatccaattctgtcatttttctacCAACCATGCAATATCAAAAAAATATTGGTGTGCTCTTCCTTTAAGGTCTACttaaaactgtttttcacattaacCACTCCAGCTCATATTGACCACTGGGTGGCAGACATAGATTGGGCAACATGAAACTTGTTCTCTGTCCTTGTTACCCACCatataacactgatgttagtaGTCTCCTGAGAATATTCATAATGATTGGTGAGGTCAACAAGACACATTTGCCCATTTTAGTGCAAGTATACATGTCAGGCTACACTATAATCTCTGACTTGACCAAATATAGACATTGTATGTGGTTTCACCTCAATGGCTGACCAAAATAACAGGAGTAGTTTCATTTTCCATTCAACATCATTTTGAAGCACTTTGTATCTCAACAAGTTAGTATATGTACAGCAGGTAAATTTGTACTTGAGAGACAAAGCTTCTACTGCATTTCTTTGTGGCCATGAGTATTGTTGTAGCTGTAGGAGCTTACCTGCACATGCTAGACTTCCTGGACATAGTGGTGCTGGGGGATGAGGGTGGTGTTTGATATGACCAACCATAGTCTGAGCCCTTCAGATCCATGATCACCTGAGCAGGAGGAAAATTAGTCATACCCCCTATTCATTCTTGTTATTCTTGAAATGCattaaacaaagacatttttaatccAAGGAATGTAAcccttaaaacaaaacaaaaaatcatacaggacaaaaacatgattttctGTGTCAGTTGGATGAAGGTGAgtggttttattttcagttcattGTTCAAAGTCTTTTtatgtctgttgttttttcctcacCTGTTCACTAGCAGGGGGAAGCTTGtgggggtcagaggtcagcgcTTTGAGGTCATCAGAGATCGCTTGGAGATGTGTGACCTCTCCCAACATAGAAATCTCCTCATCCTAAAAGAATAAATGACACAGTTAGAAGAGATTTTTGTGTGGTAGAATGAGTTGAAAAAGGTCCTCTTTAGATATCACCAGTTGTTTAGAAAAACGGtctacagaaaaaaatatacatagtTTGGCATGTGATGAAGTAGAGTGTATGACAATTCGTCTTTCCAGTCTGCTGGActaaaacaaagtgcaaagaaacaGTGGAATGAGGGGACTGTGTTGTTCACTCAATGCAGTCTGAAGACTCATTGACTTCTTTCTGCCCAGCTGTACTCACCACTACAGGCCGCAGCATGGCCACAAACCAgcagaatctctgtctgtcctctatAAGAGCCTTTCTCAGGGCCTGCTTCTCTGTCTCTTCCAGCAGAATGTATTTATCACTGACATCCTGCATGGCACTGTCCAGCTGGGGCTGGATATCACCGCGACCTTGGGTACAtaatggacacaaacacacaaacacagacagaataTATACATCATTGGATTACATTATAATAGAATTACCTCACAACtcacaaatcaacaaaaactgctctatttatttctttacaatatctAAAAATCAAGGTGCTGAGATAAATCTGACCACTTAGCCTTCCTTGACAGCACATACACAAAGAACATTTAGTTATGCTGCTGTAACATGCATGGATAATCACAAACAATATGATCATGTAGCAGTGAAAGAACATTTCTCTCTGGTGTTGGTTTGGATGGTTACTACTGCTCTATGTGTTATCTTTTCCTTGTGGACATGGCTATCTTCAAAGCCTACATTTGACTGTCTCCACTACTTTTTGGCTATCATCTCGGCATGAAGGGCCACTCTCATCATGAGAGTGTTTCCTGTCTCTTGTTCAGAGGTGGCGAGAAGGTTATCTACTGGTGCTTGTCTCGAAAAACTTCAACTTGCTGAGATAACCAAAAGTGAGTTTTGACTATCACTTCACTGCCCTTTGTCAAACACTTATACAccgtctatgtgtgtgtgtgtgtgagaatgagtGTGCATTCATGAATGACAAGCAGCAAGGTACCTCCAAGACCACCTGGTGTCTATGTGTGGGTTTGAATATGCATATATAAATACATCTTAAAGCAATGACAATACCAAGCTTATGCTGTTATTTAGCACTATTCAGTGATTGCATGCATTTccgtttgtgtttgtatgtgtgtgtgtatgtgtgtgtgtgtgtgtgtgtgtgcgtgtgtgtttaagaAAGGATACCCTGAAGCCAAATCAAGCCCTCTCGAGTTCTCTTTAGAGGCAGGATGGCTGGCGACTGCTCAAGATGACATACAGCAGGCCTCAAAGGCATTATCTAACCACTCAAGCtacacttacacacaaacatatacacacacagtcttgaCTTACATCAAGCTACATCAAGGTTAAACCCATAGTGAACAACTCTGTGGTCTGTCGGCCCGCTCTTGTGTCTGGGCACAGATAACAAACTGGCGTCTTTCGTTGACATTAGCCGAGAGGACCTATATCATGCAAATCAGTAGTAGAGAAACTTAGCTAGAGTTACACAGGAAAATTGTCCTCACttcaaatgtaaaacataaGGATGCATGTCCTATGTTGAAGACAAAGCATCAGCTCTTTCCTTTCTGATAGGTCACTGCAGTCTATACATTATACATGACACAGCATGTGGGAAGTTCTGTTTCCACTGCTTTCTATCTCCAATCAGTCAACTAGACCACAGTAACAATGTCAATTAGCAATGGcttcaagcacacacacacaaacttagtTGATGGAAAAGCACCAAATGCAGACTCTGATTGTCATTATGTGCCTATTTGTATCAGAAAAGCTGACATTAGTGAGAActcattaaatgttaaaatcacTGTGCAATGTGAATGCTGACATTGGGTGAAGTTGTAACACTATGTATTTCAGGTGGATGCAGctctttaaagaaaacaaatgtgagaATCCTGGAGAGTTTTTTCCCACCAGTTTTTTCTAGTGTAGCTGCTCCATCAAACAACAAGTTATCTTCATATTGTTTGGTAAATATGGATGGATTACACAGTCAATTCAAGGATTCAAATTTGCGATCCAATTTTTAACTACATAGGAGTCTTAGATGCTCCTTAGAACTACTTATAAGACAAGCttccattttccatttaaaGGGAATCCACTTTATCAAACTTGGTGGTAACTTTGGTGTCTGAAACTCTGAGAGAAATGTgagttatgtgtgtgttaatggcAGTTCCTACTATATTACAGTATGGAGACCATGATGGCATAGATGGACTGTAGACTGGAAAGTCCAAATTGCAGTATATATTTTCAGTCTCATATATGTAGATCCAATGGCCACCTTTGAGCAGACAAGTATACAATTACATTGTACAAGGTTTATGTGGAGAACTGGCTCTATGGCTGAGCCTAAAAAAGCAAGGCCAGCCTCACTCATTAATCTGGTTTAAAAAGTCAGAGTTATTCATTTCCTTCTGGGAGAAATTAGTTCTTGTAGCCAAGGAAATTACTTGTAATCTGGgctgacattttaaataatgtttaaatcaGCAGTTATCAACAGCTGGCCAATAGCTATTGAAAGgttatgccaaaaaaaaaagagaaataatgcATCAAGTACATCTTTATTGCAAATCGTTCAATCCAGCAAGACACCAAAAGAGGCTCTGAGTGAATGTCTGCTCCGTTGTAATGCTCAGTGAAATATTCCTTTCacaccacagctgtgttttcatGAACCCTGTTttcaaattgaataaaaaaaacaattcaaacttGAAGCCTTAGTTGGCCTCAGTGTAGAAAAGTAGCTTTTTACGTCCCAAAGCCAGTGATGCTGTGGTGTCTCCTTGGCATGCAACAAAACCATGAGCATACTGCATATTGGTGTCTCCCACTAGTTCAAAACTTGGCAGACTGTTTTCTCAACATAACCGCAGTGGTTTTGGAAAGAAGCTACTGTAAGTTGAGGTACTTTTTCTGAGACAGATGGAAAgccaaatattttctttgttgctgGTTTGGTTGTGCCCATGAGTACCCTTGGGTAGTTCTGAACATTATTACAGTCAGAGGCACTTTGCTTCTAAATGCACTTTTAGAGGCACCTTGCGTCTTTATTAATTTTTATTCCATGAAGAAGACTCCCTGTGTTCAGCCCTCTAAAAGGCAAATCATGACCTCATCAATTCCAAACATACATACCCTCATGGTATTTACAGCGCTTATGTGGATACAGACCTTAAAGGGTAAATAATATAAGCTACTTTGAACTGACCACACATGGACTAGAATATATCTAGTTTTCAGCCAAAAGTCATTGCCATTTCTCAATCATCTTGTTTTGTGGATGTAAAAAACATAATTGCAGGGATAGGGAGGGTTGCACACATACCCACAGGGACACACATGTGAGCTGAGACAATGCAGGCGCATCCTGGCATGAGATGTCATCTTGTGGTGAGCAGAGGGGTTGTTAGTGTTGAACTTAAGCTTCTGTTATGTTACAACTTAGTCTCTACTGTTCCTCGGGTTGTCCACATTCCCAGTCTCTGTGCCATAACTTGGGCAAATACGTGAATGACAAGGCCTTGATGGCTACTTCCTTTCTCTTTAACCACAGACAAATACTGAGGTTCACTGAAGGTCACTGGGCACTGACTGATTATAAACAAATCCATTCTGAAGCAAATTTCACAAACTGTTTCAGTGTTCAGTTAAGGGAAGTTAGTACTTGTGTCAGGTACAGTATATCACTGTCTGGCTGTTTTATACCCTCAGGATGACTAAGTGATGATTTACTGCAGATGCCCCTTGTCTGTTATTGTCTGCTAAAAATACCAGTCTACCAAATACATCATGGTTACCCCAGAGACACACCCTAACGTACACTAAAGTTCTTTCCCACTTCATTCAGATAAGCACCATCATCCGATTTGTACAACTACTTAGCTGATTCATTCTGAAGCATGCAGGAAAGGTTTTGCCCTGTGTGTAAGAGAAAAGGAGAATCCTCTTTGATGGCAAATTATGTTATTGTATGCAGAATATTTTTTGCTAGCTTTGTACAATCTAatattcaacctttttttttttaacaattattGATATAAAACCGAAAATCGATCGAAAGTTTTAGAGATCTTGCTGATATCCTACAGTTGTTTTTACCAAAGGGGGTCTGCACAGTCTGAGCACATGTTGATAactgtgcacacacagagaaatgagATTAGCTGCTCTAGCTTTCACATGACCAATGATTGCATTAGGTTGCAGTCACAAGCTGTTTCTTAGCAGGGCTGGGGTCTCAGGTCAGAAAAACACCCTCACAAGACACATATCAATCATCAACACAAGCAGACATCTGGGGTATTATTACTGTGCGTAAACTGAGTTCTTTCCTTTCAAATA of Sparus aurata chromosome 17, fSpaAur1.1, whole genome shotgun sequence contains these proteins:
- the LOC115567557 gene encoding protein MTSS 1-like isoform X6 — its product is MEAVIEKECSALGGLFQTVIGDMKSSYPIWEDFITKAGKLQSQLRTTVVALAAFLDAFQKVADLATNSRGGTRDIGSALTRMCMRHRSIEAKLKQFSMGFLEGLINPLQEQMEEWKRGVNTLDKDHAKEYKRARQEIKKKSSDTLKLQKKAKKADNLGRGDIQPQLDSAMQDVSDKYILLEETEKQALRKALIEDRQRFCWFVAMLRPVVDEEISMLGEVTHLQAISDDLKALTSDPHKLPPASEQVIMDLKGSDYGWSYQTPPSSPSTTMSRKSSMCSSLNSVNSSDSRGSSGSHSHSPSSSSSSSSSHHLFHHHHPRHRYRSSTLPQQAPVRLSSISSHDSGFISSSHDQYTSSKSSSPMPAETKLSNGYDHYSPATSPYLHSNGGSLGSGSGTAFPFFPASSSSSTSSSSPTRSWSRPASALLPDYPHYCTLGPMVPSSRVPSWKDWAKPGPYDQPMVNTLRRKKDKESPAVVDTNGSVSNDSSSASISTSGPAPTVLQTSASVEEKNRTVAAPLKAGDIQAHEELALALSRGLELDTQRSSRDSIQCSSGYSTQTNTPCCSEDTIPSQVSDYDYFSMAGDQEPEQQPSDFDKSSTIPRNSDISQSYRLMFQSKRPASTAGLPSTPTAYPGQGAYPAGPYPSTPVHTGAYPPTPTGSGQGFYSGSSSHNASGSYSAGHGPVIVTPGVATIRRTPSSKPSARRSGSVGGTGPIPIRTPVIPVKIPTVPDMPGAVNGSRSAEEMGGGRRGVDDSPDSPTFAGGGDAGTLPMVSWSGQATTNPPSVPLPNQQHLQSETGQEGEGEEGGEGREGNMLVAIRKGVKLKRTLTNDRSAPRIA
- the LOC115567557 gene encoding protein MTSS 1-like isoform X1, with translation MEAVIEKECSALGGLFQTVIGDMKSSYPIWEDFITKAGKLQSQLRTTVVALAAFLDAFQKVADLATNSRGGTRDIGSALTRMCMRHRSIEAKLKQFSMGFLEGLINPLQEQMEEWKRGVNTLDKDHAKEYKRARQEIKKKSSDTLKLQKKAKKADNLGRGDIQPQLDSAMQDVSDKYILLEETEKQALRKALIEDRQRFCWFVAMLRPVVDEEISMLGEVTHLQAISDDLKALTSDPHKLPPASEQVIMDLKGSDYGWSYQTPPSSPSTTMSRKSSMCSSLNSVNSSDSRGSSGSHSHSPSSSSSSSSSHHLFHHHHPRHRYRSSTLPQQAPVRLSSISSHDSGFISSSHDQYTSSKSSSPMPAETKPYPTSSSSEVSETGQLHGDCSSPSSLAAATAPQHATDKLSNGYDHYSPATSPYLHSNGGSLGSGSGTAFPFFPASSSSSTSSSSPTRSWSRPASALLPDYPHYCTLGPMVPSSRVPSWKDWAKPGPYDQPMVNTLRRKKDKESPAVVDTNGSVSNDSSSASISTSGPAPTVLQTSASVEEKNRTVAAPLKAGDIQAHEELALALSRGLELDTQRSSRDSIQCSSGYSTQTNTPCCSEDTIPSQVSDYDYFSMAGDQEPEQQPSDFDKSSTIPRNSDISQSYRLMFQSKRPASTAGLPSTPTAYPGQGAYPAGPYPSTPVHTGAYPPTPTGSGQGFYSGSSSHNASGSYSAGHGPVIVTPGVATIRRTPSSKPSARRSGSVGGTGPIPIRTPVIPVKIPTVPDMPGAVNGSRSAEEMGGGRRGVDDSPDSPTFAGGGDAGTLPMVSWSGQATTNPPSVPLPNQQHLQSETGQEGEGEEGGEGREGNMLVAIRKGVKLKRTLTNDRSAPRIA
- the LOC115567557 gene encoding protein MTSS 1-like isoform X9, which translates into the protein MEAVIEKECSALGGLFQTVIGDMKSSYPIWEDFITKAGKLQSQLRTTVVALAAFLDAFQKVADLATNSRGGTRDIGSALTRMCMRHRSIEAKLKQFSMGFLEGLINPLQEQMEEWKRGVNTLDKDHAKEYKRARQEIKKKSSDTLKLQKKAKKADNLGRGDIQPQLDSAMQDVSDKYILLEETEKQALRKALIEDRQRFCWFVAMLRPVVDEEISMLGEVTHLQAISDDLKALTSDPHKLPPASEQVIMDLKGSDYGWSYQTPPSSPSTTMSRKSSMCSSLNSVNSSDSRGSSGSHSHSPSSSSSSSSSHHLFHHHHPRHRYRSSTLPQQAPVRLSSISSHDSGFISSSHDQYTSSKSSSPMPAETKPYPTSSSSEVSETGQLHGDCSSPSSLAAATAPQHATDKDWAKPGPYDQPMVNTLRRKKDKESPAVVDTNGSVSNDSSSASISTSGPAPTVLQTSASVEEKNRTVAAPLKAGDIQAHEELALALSRGLELDTQRSSRDSIQCSSGYSTQTNTPCCSEDTIPSQVSDYDYFSMAGDQEPEQQPSDFDKSSTIPRNSDISQSYRLMFQSKRPASTAGLPSTPTAYPGQGAYPAGPYPSTPVHTGAYPPTPTGSGQGFYSGSSSHNASGSYSAGHGPVIVTPGVATIRRTPSSKPSARRSGSVGGTGPIPIRTPVIPVKIPTVPDMPGAVNGSRSAEEMGGGRRGVDDSPDSPTFAGGGDAGTLPMVSWSGQATTNPPSVPLPNQQHLQSETGQEGEGEEGGEGREGNMLVAIRKGVKLKRTLTNDRSAPRIA